AATCAGTACCTCTATATAAAAATGCCAAAAATAATAGCAGCAAGTTGAGATAATTTGGGATAATCATTTTTTTTACATCAACATATGCAATGGCAAGGAGAGTTAGAAGAATTAATATTCTGACCATTTATTTCCTTTCATATCATATTCCTGACCCTCTGTTGGAGCAAACCAGATATTCACTCCATCTCCTTTTTCAGAAGTGTTGGGGTCAACGAAAGTAAAAGACATTTCTCCTCCATATTTTACAGTGTGTTCTTCTCCCATATATCCGCCTATCTCAATTTTTCCATCTTTTATATTGTTAAATGTTTTAGGGTCAATATATTCTTCAAGTTTTTTTAGAGAAGCAACAATATCTGTTCCCTCTTCTTTTATAGTAGCTGGAGAGCTACCATGCTCACTGTAATAAAGTTCACTT
The window above is part of the Fusobacterium sp. DD2 genome. Proteins encoded here:
- a CDS encoding type II secretion system protein, with translation MKNKGFSLIEVCIGIALVGIMIGIGGPKVRRFIASGKDTKAIATLGALRTASELYYSEHGSSPATIKEEGTDIVASLKKLEEYIDPKTFNNIKDGKIEIGGYMGEEHTVKYGGEMSFTFVDPNTSEKGDGVNIWFAPTEGQEYDMKGNKWSEY